In Corynebacterium afermentans subsp. afermentans, a genomic segment contains:
- a CDS encoding response regulator produces MTLSVMLIDDHPVVRAGLRAVLNSFDGVEVVTEAADGDAEVPEGVDVVVSDIQMPGADGIALTRRLVAAGGPPVLILTTYDTQADVVAAVEAGAMGYLLKDAPEEELYEAVRCASQGKRVLSPQVANVLADRLVNPAETLSAREIELLRALQTGASNKEIAQQLFISQATVKTHLIHIYSKLGVDNRTAAVEEARQRRII; encoded by the coding sequence ATGACACTGAGCGTCATGCTTATCGACGACCATCCGGTCGTCCGCGCTGGCCTGCGCGCCGTGCTGAATTCCTTCGACGGCGTGGAAGTTGTCACCGAGGCCGCCGACGGCGACGCCGAGGTGCCCGAGGGGGTGGACGTGGTGGTCTCCGACATCCAGATGCCCGGCGCGGACGGCATCGCGCTGACCCGCCGCCTGGTCGCCGCCGGCGGGCCGCCGGTTTTGATCCTGACCACCTACGACACCCAAGCAGACGTGGTCGCCGCGGTGGAGGCCGGGGCGATGGGCTACCTGCTCAAGGACGCGCCGGAGGAAGAGCTGTATGAGGCGGTGCGGTGCGCGTCGCAAGGCAAAAGAGTGCTCTCGCCGCAGGTGGCCAACGTACTGGCGGACAGGCTGGTCAACCCGGCCGAGACGCTGTCCGCGCGCGAGATTGAGCTGCTGCGCGCGCTGCAGACCGGCGCCTCCAACAAGGAGATCGCCCAGCAGCTGTTCATCTCGCAGGCGACAGTGAAGACGCACCTGATCCACATCTACTCCAAACTCGGGGTGGACAACCGCACCGCGGCTGTGGAGGAAGCCCGGCAGCGCCGGATCATATAA
- a CDS encoding flavodoxin domain-containing protein: MTSVFYATFYGSTRQYAEALAGRLGTVARELPATLDAAGGPVVVLSPVHGPSHPGVRFIKSLPAIDRPLALVTVGMTPVDAARHDDASGPLLGDRAGQVTRFYLPGRLNYSELTTAHRWAMKALVGALRLKVQRTENEQAMVDSYGRDTDRVDLALLDPVVEWAQRA, translated from the coding sequence ATGACCAGTGTCTTCTACGCCACGTTCTACGGCTCCACACGCCAGTACGCCGAGGCACTGGCCGGCCGCCTCGGCACCGTCGCGCGCGAGCTGCCCGCCACCCTCGACGCCGCCGGCGGCCCCGTCGTCGTCCTCTCTCCAGTCCACGGCCCCTCGCATCCGGGCGTGCGCTTCATCAAATCACTGCCGGCGATTGACCGTCCGTTGGCTTTAGTCACTGTGGGCATGACGCCTGTCGACGCCGCAAGGCACGACGACGCTTCCGGCCCCCTCCTCGGGGACCGCGCCGGGCAAGTGACCCGCTTTTACCTGCCTGGCAGGCTGAACTACTCGGAGCTGACCACCGCGCACCGGTGGGCGATGAAAGCGCTGGTGGGCGCGCTGCGGCTCAAGGTCCAGCGCACCGAAAACGAACAAGCGATGGTGGACAGCTACGGCCGGGACACGGACCGTGTGGACCTGGCACTCCTCGACCCGGTTGTGGAGTGGGCGCAACGCGCCTAG
- a CDS encoding VanZ family protein, with the protein MKSASRTNNAAAHVAAVVVTALVVLAFTVGKAFVSIPGLWSAEAHQLSQVRLNPLETFEYARVWWGPWLNLFGNIALFAPVGFIAHRGSVARAVLVGLVCSLGIEVAQYLFAWGYSDTDDVLCNTAGAALGAGVAGGTSKSNRATVLWSIAAAGAVVLTVWAALGLSA; encoded by the coding sequence GTGAAATCAGCGAGCAGAACCAACAACGCCGCCGCCCACGTCGCGGCGGTGGTCGTGACTGCTCTGGTCGTGCTCGCGTTCACGGTGGGCAAGGCGTTCGTGTCCATTCCGGGGCTGTGGTCGGCGGAGGCGCACCAGCTCAGCCAGGTCCGCCTGAACCCGCTGGAGACCTTCGAGTACGCGCGCGTGTGGTGGGGGCCGTGGCTGAACCTGTTCGGCAACATCGCGCTGTTCGCCCCGGTCGGCTTCATCGCCCACCGCGGCTCGGTAGCACGCGCGGTGCTGGTGGGGCTTGTGTGCAGCCTCGGCATCGAGGTCGCGCAGTACCTGTTCGCGTGGGGCTACAGCGATACTGACGACGTGCTCTGCAACACCGCCGGGGCGGCGCTGGGGGCCGGGGTGGCCGGAGGGACGTCGAAAAGCAATCGCGCAACGGTGCTGTGGAGCATCGCCGCGGCCGGCGCGGTAGTGCTCACCGTGTGGGCGGCGCTAGGGTTGAGCGCATGA
- a CDS encoding amino acid permease — protein MTTAGKEFNLEHLTVADKRQVEENRSGAVPDGGTLSWAITLFGTAVGAGILFLPIDAGSFGFVPLLLITLFIGPMVFFSHRTYARIVAASPVKGLDVLQVVTALAGRNRGLMTGLMYWLSIYPIVLIYGVSITNTMDSFVVNQLHGPEVPRWLMALLCVGVLTGAYALGKKATLAFANLLVYPLIIALAAVSFYLIPQWDLASFRSYESDVPFWKAMLLILPVFVFSFNHMPAMSQFALDVQKKYPDDLESTKKAVAKTELITTALLVVFTMFFVWSCTLALGADGMDAAREQNIPVLSYLANETHTPFLAVLSPIVALCAIASSYFGHVMGAEEGTTYLVRAVAPGVAERMDPKKLRWGIYVFIFVTTVIAGILNPSILDLISVVGGVFITFLVYIVPMLLFRYAKDYQRYANKPETWFVFVLGIVIMCVAIWQMFAG, from the coding sequence TTGACCACTGCGGGCAAAGAGTTCAATTTGGAACACCTCACCGTCGCCGACAAGCGGCAGGTAGAGGAAAACCGGTCCGGAGCCGTCCCCGATGGCGGCACCCTGTCCTGGGCTATCACCCTGTTCGGCACCGCCGTCGGCGCCGGCATCCTGTTCCTTCCCATCGACGCCGGCAGCTTCGGCTTCGTCCCACTGCTGCTGATCACCCTCTTCATCGGCCCGATGGTGTTTTTCTCCCACCGCACCTACGCCCGCATCGTGGCCGCTTCCCCGGTCAAGGGTCTGGACGTGCTGCAGGTGGTCACCGCCCTTGCCGGCCGCAACCGCGGCCTGATGACGGGCCTGATGTACTGGCTGTCCATCTACCCCATCGTGCTCATCTACGGCGTGAGTATCACCAACACGATGGACAGCTTCGTGGTCAACCAGCTCCACGGCCCTGAAGTGCCGCGCTGGCTCATGGCCCTCCTGTGCGTCGGCGTGCTCACCGGCGCCTACGCGCTGGGCAAGAAGGCCACACTGGCCTTTGCCAACCTGCTGGTCTACCCCCTGATCATCGCTTTGGCTGCGGTCTCGTTCTACCTCATCCCCCAGTGGGACCTGGCCAGCTTCCGCTCCTACGAGTCCGACGTGCCGTTCTGGAAGGCGATGCTGCTGATCCTGCCGGTGTTCGTGTTCTCCTTCAACCACATGCCGGCGATGTCCCAGTTCGCTCTGGACGTGCAGAAGAAGTACCCGGATGACCTGGAGTCCACCAAGAAGGCCGTGGCGAAGACCGAGCTCATCACCACCGCGCTGCTGGTGGTATTCACCATGTTCTTCGTGTGGTCCTGCACCCTGGCGTTGGGTGCCGACGGCATGGACGCCGCCCGCGAGCAGAACATCCCCGTGCTGTCCTACCTGGCCAACGAGACCCACACGCCGTTTTTGGCTGTCCTCTCCCCGATCGTCGCCCTGTGCGCAATCGCCTCGTCCTACTTCGGCCACGTCATGGGCGCCGAGGAAGGCACCACGTACCTGGTGCGTGCCGTGGCGCCTGGCGTCGCTGAGCGCATGGATCCGAAGAAGCTGCGCTGGGGGATCTACGTCTTTATTTTCGTCACCACAGTGATCGCCGGCATCCTCAACCCGTCCATTCTGGACCTCATCTCCGTGGTCGGCGGCGTGTTCATCACATTCTTGGTTTACATCGTGCCGATGCTTCTGTTCCGCTACGCCAAGGACTACCAGCGCTACGCCAACAAGCCGGAAACCTGGTTCGTGTTCGTGCTGGGCATCGTGATCATGTGCGTGGCCATCTGGCAGATGTTCGCGGGCTAG
- a CDS encoding DUF202 domain-containing protein has translation MSWTRTALAMLVCAATLLRWAGAYPALIVVASVALAAGALVIVALNRRAYRFEASALADERSDPNAAAVFLLSAMTLGTGGLGLYLVVSAGGLS, from the coding sequence ATGAGCTGGACGCGCACCGCGCTGGCCATGCTCGTCTGCGCGGCGACGCTTTTGCGGTGGGCCGGTGCTTACCCCGCGCTGATCGTGGTGGCGTCGGTGGCGTTGGCGGCAGGTGCGCTGGTGATCGTGGCGCTGAACCGGAGGGCGTACCGCTTCGAGGCATCCGCGCTTGCCGACGAGCGCAGCGACCCCAACGCCGCAGCCGTGTTCCTGTTGAGCGCGATGACGCTCGGGACCGGCGGGCTGGGTCTGTACCTGGTGGTGTCAGCGGGCGGGCTCTCGTAA
- a CDS encoding acrylyl-CoA reductase family protein, which translates to MNRSLIVTENGPEIVETQAAFAGEGDTLINVSHSSVNYKDAMALSGNRGILRELPTVPGIDAVGTLEDGTLVTVNGRGIGERRHGGYTPQMRIDAKDITRVPSRFSADEAAAIGTAGYTAALSVAGLERAALSPIDDPVLVTGATGGVGSIAVQLLAARGYEVWALTGRVDKHGAWLKDLGAAEVLDRAEFSEPGKPLQKARLAGVVDTVGSTVLANALTQLRWGGVATACGMAAGNDLPASVLPFILRGVQLVGINSVDAPIDIRDEAWALLNASVDTNAIRTEEVGLDGVVEVGRSLLDGGWSGRAVVKL; encoded by the coding sequence ATGAACCGCAGCTTGATTGTCACTGAAAATGGACCGGAGATCGTAGAAACGCAGGCGGCGTTCGCGGGTGAGGGCGACACCCTGATCAACGTGAGCCACTCCTCGGTGAACTACAAGGACGCGATGGCGCTTTCGGGCAACCGCGGCATCCTGCGCGAGCTGCCGACAGTGCCGGGTATCGACGCCGTGGGCACCCTCGAGGACGGCACGCTTGTCACCGTCAACGGACGCGGCATCGGCGAGCGCCGCCACGGCGGCTACACCCCGCAGATGCGTATCGACGCTAAAGACATCACCCGCGTGCCGTCCCGCTTCTCCGCGGATGAGGCCGCCGCGATCGGCACCGCCGGTTACACGGCCGCCCTTTCGGTCGCAGGTCTGGAGCGGGCCGCACTTTCGCCTATCGACGACCCCGTGCTCGTCACCGGCGCCACCGGCGGCGTCGGCTCCATTGCCGTGCAGCTTTTGGCCGCCCGCGGCTATGAGGTGTGGGCGTTGACCGGGCGCGTCGATAAGCATGGCGCCTGGCTGAAGGATCTCGGCGCCGCCGAGGTGCTCGACCGCGCCGAATTCTCCGAGCCGGGCAAGCCGCTGCAGAAGGCGCGGCTGGCGGGCGTGGTGGACACCGTCGGCTCGACCGTGCTGGCCAACGCGCTGACGCAGCTTCGCTGGGGCGGGGTCGCCACCGCCTGCGGCATGGCCGCCGGCAACGACCTGCCCGCCAGCGTCCTGCCGTTCATCCTGCGCGGGGTGCAGCTGGTGGGCATCAACTCCGTCGACGCTCCGATCGACATCCGCGACGAAGCCTGGGCGCTCCTCAACGCCTCCGTAGACACGAACGCCATCCGCACCGAGGAAGTCGGTTTGGATGGCGTCGTGGAAGTTGGGCGTTCGCTGCTCGATGGTGGGTGGAGCGGACGCGCCGTCGTTAAGCTGTAG
- a CDS encoding YidH family protein, translating into MSERGWFTRRVFPDGGEPDPRFTLANERTFLAWTRTALAFLAGGIALEAFELPGIEPGVRRVAAAAVIMIAMAISAGAAVRWVRIERALRHDEPLPAPAIIPVLCVVVFVAAVVVAVSLLA; encoded by the coding sequence ATGAGCGAGCGCGGATGGTTTACCAGGCGGGTCTTCCCCGACGGCGGGGAGCCCGACCCGCGCTTCACGCTGGCCAACGAACGCACCTTCCTCGCCTGGACCCGCACCGCGCTGGCGTTTCTCGCCGGCGGGATCGCGCTGGAGGCGTTCGAGCTGCCCGGCATCGAACCCGGCGTGCGCCGCGTTGCAGCCGCCGCAGTCATCATGATCGCCATGGCCATTTCCGCAGGTGCCGCGGTGCGCTGGGTGCGCATCGAGCGGGCCTTGCGTCACGACGAGCCCCTGCCCGCCCCCGCCATCATCCCCGTTTTGTGCGTGGTGGTGTTTGTCGCGGCGGTGGTTGTGGCGGTGAGCCTGCTCGCATGA
- a CDS encoding IS1096 element passenger TnpR family protein has protein sequence MTVSVLMFVEGTSPEISRCVNVEETMTLGELSQIIDASLGFTGAATHLYVSQEGAQRSVYTAAPGPGEHQEDELTVAEMRPMTYVYDPAANWNIHVEVLGPSNIEGPTPMLIDAAGPDVVEACSGPELMTTFRHQARLLAAGIEPDLETITLMFSYLPVMPPERMLDRMTQADPVSVATRIGNVAEEMFFDEVAAADEGTDGPGLAQHFDDFLQSRPDLLQIIDMDPHPERNPTMINAVTEFFGEMLGGPDGVEVPDVPSMPGPPAVQSVPGVPGFPGFGPDSFDDLPDLTDVFAELMRIFSPGVPYEHGGMPASFAVEVRDLTELPFPNTVADLLLDARLLKKRGGELTPTKAGLAFLNHDNPIPKAADNIRLGFEKLMGEEIWRSIVEWVVDDEPLNPEAESWLFWLEAFGILRETAPAQIFCTEQGLQLLEMHYDHYTSGRRS, from the coding sequence ATGACCGTTTCAGTGCTCATGTTCGTGGAGGGCACCTCGCCCGAAATTTCCCGCTGCGTCAACGTCGAAGAGACCATGACGCTGGGCGAACTCTCCCAGATCATCGACGCCTCCCTCGGTTTCACCGGCGCCGCCACCCACCTCTACGTCAGCCAAGAAGGCGCGCAGCGTTCCGTCTACACCGCCGCGCCCGGCCCCGGCGAGCACCAGGAAGACGAGCTCACCGTCGCCGAGATGCGGCCCATGACCTACGTCTACGACCCGGCGGCCAATTGGAACATCCATGTCGAGGTTCTGGGTCCCTCCAACATCGAGGGCCCTACGCCCATGCTTATCGACGCAGCCGGGCCCGACGTCGTCGAAGCCTGCTCGGGGCCAGAGCTGATGACCACCTTCCGCCACCAAGCCCGCCTTTTGGCCGCCGGCATCGAACCGGACCTGGAGACCATCACCCTGATGTTTTCCTACCTGCCCGTCATGCCGCCGGAGCGCATGCTCGACCGCATGACACAGGCCGACCCGGTCTCCGTGGCCACCCGCATCGGCAACGTCGCCGAGGAGATGTTCTTCGACGAAGTCGCCGCCGCCGATGAAGGCACCGATGGCCCCGGCCTGGCCCAGCACTTCGACGACTTCCTCCAGTCCCGCCCGGACCTGCTCCAGATCATCGACATGGACCCGCACCCGGAGCGCAACCCCACCATGATCAATGCCGTGACCGAGTTCTTCGGCGAAATGCTCGGCGGGCCGGACGGGGTGGAGGTTCCCGACGTGCCGAGCATGCCTGGTCCGCCGGCGGTACAGAGCGTGCCGGGCGTGCCTGGCTTCCCCGGCTTCGGGCCAGACTCCTTCGACGATCTACCCGATCTCACCGATGTTTTCGCCGAGCTCATGCGCATTTTCTCCCCCGGGGTGCCGTACGAGCACGGGGGGATGCCTGCCTCGTTCGCCGTGGAAGTGCGCGACCTGACGGAGCTGCCGTTTCCCAACACTGTCGCTGACCTGCTCCTCGACGCCCGCCTGCTGAAAAAGCGCGGCGGCGAGCTGACCCCCACCAAAGCAGGCCTGGCTTTTCTCAACCACGACAACCCTATTCCCAAGGCCGCCGACAACATCCGCCTCGGCTTTGAAAAACTGATGGGCGAGGAAATTTGGCGTTCCATCGTGGAGTGGGTCGTCGACGACGAACCGCTTAACCCAGAGGCGGAGAGTTGGCTGTTCTGGCTGGAGGCTTTCGGCATCCTTCGCGAAACCGCCCCTGCCCAGATTTTCTGCACCGAGCAGGGCCTGCAGCTGCTGGAGATGCACTACGACCACTACACCAGCGGTCGGCGCTCGTAA
- a CDS encoding DUF488 domain-containing protein — protein MHLYTIGYSKKTAEEFFDMLRNNGIKQIVDIRRHNSNQLAGFTKQSDLPWFLDTIAGIGYTHELALAPSEDLMHAYRKEGLPFDEFAKKLRAEFDEREMPKLVDGSALLCSEPDPAECHRSVAAEYLAEKGDVEVVHL, from the coding sequence ATGCACCTCTACACCATCGGGTACAGCAAGAAGACCGCGGAGGAGTTCTTCGACATGCTCCGCAACAACGGGATCAAACAGATCGTCGATATCCGGCGCCACAACTCGAACCAGCTCGCCGGATTTACCAAGCAGTCGGACCTGCCGTGGTTCCTCGACACCATCGCGGGCATCGGCTACACGCACGAACTCGCTCTCGCGCCCAGCGAGGACCTCATGCACGCGTATCGCAAAGAGGGGCTGCCGTTCGACGAGTTTGCGAAGAAGCTCCGCGCCGAGTTCGACGAGCGCGAGATGCCCAAGCTTGTCGACGGCTCCGCCCTCCTCTGCTCAGAACCCGACCCCGCCGAATGTCATCGCTCGGTGGCCGCGGAGTACCTCGCCGAGAAGGGCGACGTTGAGGTCGTGCACCTCTAG
- the dcuC gene encoding C4-dicarboxylate transporter DcuC, with protein MLYIFFAILAVIAVGYFIAKKVHAASSIFAVGVLLLMIAAATGRIDHSTADIESSGNAFYDELLIIESLFKSRFAGTGMAIMVLFGFVGYMRHIGADAKTVVALSSPLRRFHGSYWLVPIGFAVATLLSFVVPSASALSLLLVATLMPALIAAGLTPLTVGAIVATASTIAPSPLEAGLIQAADLTGMSVTEFTFGNVAKATIPALIVIAFTHMWWQHHCDKKDLVKSGAGASDTELEAARDDESDRRIREAVERAEGLPGFYAILPLLPLLLIIVSAALNRLGVISFEAGILPVTVVSLMITMIIEAIRLRDVNYAADSLQEFFKGLGEGAAGVVSLIVAAAILVEGITQMGVIEGLTNLAQASSGAAVLMVLVFVLATATMALLTGSGVAPYFAFSEMVPGIAADSAVSAPQMLTSIWAASNTMRQASPVNAAVLIVAGALQVNPIDVVRRTAVPLTAGAVTAVVCAFLFVV; from the coding sequence GTGCTTTATATTTTCTTTGCAATTCTCGCCGTCATCGCCGTCGGCTATTTCATTGCCAAGAAGGTCCACGCGGCCTCCTCCATCTTCGCCGTCGGCGTGCTGCTGCTCATGATCGCCGCAGCTACCGGGCGTATCGACCACTCCACCGCGGACATCGAGTCCTCCGGCAACGCGTTTTACGACGAGCTGCTGATCATCGAGTCCCTGTTCAAGTCGCGCTTCGCCGGCACCGGCATGGCGATCATGGTGCTGTTCGGCTTCGTCGGCTACATGCGCCACATCGGCGCCGATGCCAAGACCGTGGTGGCGCTGTCCAGCCCGCTGCGCCGCTTCCACGGCTCCTACTGGCTCGTGCCCATCGGGTTTGCCGTCGCGACGCTTCTGTCCTTCGTCGTGCCTTCCGCCAGTGCGTTGTCGCTGCTGCTCGTGGCCACGCTGATGCCCGCGTTGATCGCCGCGGGGCTGACGCCGCTGACCGTCGGTGCGATCGTGGCCACCGCCTCCACCATCGCCCCGTCGCCGCTGGAGGCCGGCCTGATCCAGGCCGCGGACCTGACCGGCATGTCGGTGACCGAGTTCACCTTCGGCAACGTGGCCAAAGCCACCATCCCCGCGCTGATCGTCATCGCGTTTACCCACATGTGGTGGCAGCACCACTGCGATAAGAAAGACCTGGTCAAGTCCGGCGCTGGCGCGTCGGACACCGAGCTTGAGGCAGCCAGGGACGACGAGTCCGACCGCCGCATCCGCGAAGCCGTGGAACGCGCCGAGGGCCTGCCCGGCTTCTACGCCATCCTGCCGCTGCTGCCGCTGCTGCTGATCATCGTCTCCGCGGCGCTCAACCGCCTCGGCGTCATCTCGTTTGAGGCCGGCATCCTGCCAGTGACCGTGGTGTCGCTGATGATCACCATGATCATCGAGGCGATCCGGCTGCGCGACGTCAACTACGCCGCCGACTCCCTCCAAGAGTTCTTCAAGGGCCTCGGCGAGGGTGCGGCCGGCGTGGTTTCCTTGATCGTCGCCGCCGCCATCCTGGTGGAGGGCATCACCCAGATGGGCGTGATCGAGGGTCTGACCAACCTGGCGCAGGCATCCTCCGGCGCCGCCGTACTGATGGTGCTGGTGTTTGTGCTGGCCACCGCCACCATGGCGCTGCTCACCGGCTCCGGCGTGGCGCCCTACTTCGCCTTCTCCGAGATGGTGCCGGGCATCGCGGCGGACTCCGCCGTGTCCGCCCCGCAGATGCTCACCTCCATCTGGGCCGCCTCCAACACCATGCGCCAGGCCTCCCCGGTCAACGCCGCGGTGCTCATCGTCGCGGGTGCGCTCCAGGTCAACCCGATTGACGTGGTCCGCCGCACCGCCGTGCCGCTGACCGCGGGCGCGGTGACCGCCGTGGTGTGCGCCTTCCTATTCGTGGTTTAG
- the leuS gene encoding leucine--tRNA ligase — translation MTEATPHRYTAELANTIEQKWQAHWREHGTFNAPNPVGDLATGEELPKDKLNVQDMFPYPSGAGLHVGHPLGYIATDVYARYNRMLGKNVLHTLGYDAFGLPAEQYAIQTGTHPRTTTEANIKNMTRQLDQLGLGHDRRRAVATTDPEFYKWTQWIFLQIYNAWFDEEQQKARPIEDLVRDLMSGARTTKDGRNFRDLTTEEKHKAIDEFRLVYLSDSMVNWCPGLGTVLANEEVTAEGRSERGNYPVFRKRLRQWMMRITDYSDRLLDDLDLLDWPEKVKSMQRNWIGRSRGADVHFASPAGDITVFTTRPDTLFGASYVVLAPEHPLVDELVTASYPTDVDSRWTGGADTPREAVDSYLRSIAAKSDVERQENKEKTGVFLGSYAVNPVSGEEVPIFIADYVLTGYGTGAIMAVPAHDDRDYEFATVFGLPITPVLDGDVSEEAFTGDAAHINSANEDGLDLNGLGKGEAIEKAVLWLVDRQKGSEKIQYKLRDWLFARQRYWGEPFPIVYDENGQAHGLPEDMLPVELPQVEDYNPVAFDPEDADSEPAPPLAKATDWVEVELDLGHGTQKYWRDTNVMPQWAGSSWYQLRYIDPTNADAFVDIENERYWTGPHPDEHGANDPGGVDLYVGGVEHAVLHLLYARFWHKVLFDLGFVTSQEPYRRLYNQGYIQAYAYTDSRGVYVPAAEVEEKDGKFFYNGAEVNREYGKMGKSLKNAVAPDDVVRDFGADTLRVYEMSMGPLDTSRPWATKDVVGAHRFLQRLWRLVVSEASGEVAVVDASLTEDDLKALHRTIAGVRDDYEHLRDNTVAAKLIEYVNYLTKTYPSGAPRDAVEPLVQMVSPLAPHIAEELWSVLGHTETITFEPFPEFDEQWLVDDTVEVPVQINGKVKARIDVATDATKDDLEAAALADERVADLVAGKNVVKVIAIPGRMVNLVVK, via the coding sequence ATGACTGAGGCGACCCCGCACCGCTATACGGCCGAACTGGCCAACACCATCGAGCAGAAGTGGCAAGCGCACTGGCGCGAGCACGGCACCTTTAACGCGCCCAACCCGGTCGGCGACCTTGCCACCGGCGAGGAGCTGCCGAAAGACAAGCTCAACGTCCAGGACATGTTCCCGTACCCGTCGGGCGCTGGCCTGCACGTGGGCCACCCGCTTGGCTACATCGCCACGGACGTCTACGCCCGCTACAACCGCATGCTGGGCAAGAACGTGCTGCACACCCTGGGCTACGACGCGTTCGGCCTGCCGGCGGAGCAGTACGCGATTCAGACGGGCACGCACCCGCGCACGACTACTGAGGCGAACATCAAGAACATGACCCGCCAGCTGGACCAGCTGGGCCTGGGGCATGACCGTCGCCGCGCCGTCGCCACGACGGATCCGGAGTTTTACAAGTGGACGCAGTGGATCTTCCTGCAGATTTACAACGCGTGGTTCGACGAGGAGCAGCAGAAGGCCCGCCCGATCGAGGACCTGGTGCGCGATCTCATGTCCGGCGCGCGCACCACGAAGGACGGCCGCAACTTCCGCGACCTGACCACGGAGGAAAAGCACAAGGCTATCGACGAGTTCCGCCTCGTCTACCTCTCCGACTCCATGGTCAACTGGTGCCCGGGCCTCGGCACCGTGCTGGCCAACGAGGAGGTCACCGCCGAGGGCCGCTCCGAGCGCGGCAACTACCCCGTCTTTCGCAAGCGCCTGCGCCAGTGGATGATGCGCATCACCGACTACTCGGACCGCCTGCTCGACGACCTTGACCTGCTGGATTGGCCGGAAAAGGTCAAGAGCATGCAGCGCAATTGGATCGGCCGTTCCCGCGGCGCGGACGTGCACTTCGCCTCCCCCGCCGGCGACATCACGGTCTTCACCACCCGCCCGGACACGCTGTTCGGCGCGTCGTATGTGGTGCTTGCGCCGGAGCATCCGCTTGTCGACGAGCTGGTCACCGCGTCCTACCCCACCGACGTCGATAGCCGATGGACCGGCGGGGCAGATACTCCGCGCGAAGCAGTGGATAGCTACCTGCGATCCATCGCCGCGAAGTCCGACGTGGAACGCCAGGAGAACAAGGAAAAGACCGGCGTGTTCCTCGGCTCCTACGCCGTGAACCCGGTCAGCGGCGAAGAGGTGCCGATCTTCATCGCTGACTACGTGCTCACCGGCTACGGCACCGGCGCGATTATGGCGGTGCCGGCCCACGACGATCGCGACTACGAGTTCGCCACCGTCTTCGGCCTGCCCATCACCCCCGTGCTGGACGGCGACGTCTCCGAGGAGGCGTTCACCGGCGACGCCGCCCACATCAACTCCGCCAACGAAGACGGCCTGGATTTGAATGGTCTGGGCAAGGGCGAGGCGATTGAGAAGGCGGTCCTTTGGCTCGTCGATAGGCAAAAGGGCTCCGAGAAAATCCAGTACAAGCTGCGCGACTGGCTGTTCGCCCGCCAGCGCTACTGGGGCGAGCCGTTCCCGATCGTCTACGACGAAAACGGCCAGGCGCACGGGCTGCCCGAAGACATGCTGCCGGTCGAATTGCCGCAGGTAGAGGACTACAACCCCGTCGCCTTCGACCCGGAGGACGCCGACTCCGAGCCCGCCCCGCCGCTGGCCAAGGCCACCGACTGGGTCGAGGTGGAGCTGGACCTGGGCCACGGGACGCAGAAGTACTGGCGCGATACGAACGTCATGCCGCAGTGGGCGGGTTCCTCCTGGTACCAGCTGCGCTACATCGACCCGACCAATGCCGACGCCTTTGTGGACATTGAGAACGAGCGCTACTGGACCGGCCCGCACCCCGACGAGCACGGCGCGAACGACCCGGGCGGTGTGGACCTCTACGTCGGCGGCGTCGAGCACGCCGTGCTGCACCTGCTGTATGCGCGTTTCTGGCACAAGGTGCTGTTTGACCTCGGCTTTGTCACCTCCCAGGAGCCCTACCGCCGCCTGTACAACCAGGGCTACATCCAGGCGTACGCCTACACGGACTCCCGCGGCGTGTACGTCCCGGCCGCTGAGGTGGAGGAAAAGGACGGCAAGTTCTTCTACAACGGCGCCGAAGTCAACCGCGAGTACGGCAAGATGGGCAAGTCGCTGAAGAACGCCGTCGCGCCGGATGATGTGGTGCGTGACTTCGGCGCCGACACCCTGCGTGTCTACGAAATGTCCATGGGGCCGCTCGACACCTCCCGCCCGTGGGCGACGAAGGATGTCGTCGGCGCGCACCGCTTCCTGCAGCGCCTGTGGCGCCTGGTTGTCTCTGAGGCGTCCGGCGAGGTCGCCGTGGTAGACGCTTCGCTGACGGAAGACGACCTCAAGGCGCTGCACCGCACCATCGCCGGCGTGCGCGACGACTACGAGCACCTGCGCGACAACACAGTCGCCGCCAAGCTCATCGAGTACGTCAACTACCTGACCAAGACGTACCCTTCCGGCGCCCCGCGCGATGCCGTCGAGCCGCTGGTGCAGATGGTCTCCCCGCTCGCCCCGCACATCGCCGAAGAGCTCTGGTCGGTGCTGGGCCACACCGAGACCATCACCTTTGAGCCGTTCCCGGAGTTCGACGAGCAGTGGCTGGTTGACGACACCGTCGAGGTCCCCGTCCAGATCAACGGCAAGGTCAAGGCGCGCATCGACGTCGCCACCGACGCCACCAAGGACGACCTCGAAGCCGCCGCACTTGCCGACGAGCGCGTGGCCGACCTGGTCGCCGGCAAGAACGTGGTCAAGGTGATCGCCATCCCGGGCCGCATGGTCAACCTGGTGGTGAAGTAG